The window CTCTCGCTCCGGGGGAGTGCCGCGGGGGACGGCGAGGATGATGATCAGGACCACGGCGAGGGTCGCGATCAGGGCGGCGATGAGGTTCCGGGTGTTCTGGCTCGCCCGATAGGTGCGCGACGACGCGGCCTTGCGATCGGCGGCCTCGTCGGGCGTCTCCGGGCGCCCCAGCTCGGCGACGATCTTCGGATCGCGGGCCATCAGCCCTCCTGTCCGGCCGGGGCGGCCGAGCGGGCGGCGTCGAGACGGCGCTTCGCGCCCCGCAGCCACTCCTCGCAGCGGGCGGCGAGGGCCTCGCCCCGCTCCCAGAGGGCGAGGGAGTGCTCGAGGGTCGGGGTGCCCTGCTCGAGTTCGGCGACGACACGGACGAGCTCGTCGCGGGCCTGCTCGAACGTCATCGCCTGGATGTCGGCCACGTTCGCGCTCGCCCCGGTCATACCCATCATTCTAGTTCGGCTCCGGCGCGCTCATCCCGAGCCGGATCCGGCGCGACGGTGACGTCGGAGACCCCCTCCGACCGCGCGGCGATGATCCCCCGCTCGACGGTGATGACGAGCTTGGTGCCCGCGGGTGCGGCCGTCGCGTCGCGGACGACGCGGCCGTCCTCACCCTGGGCGATGGCGTACCCGCGCGCGAGCGTCGAAGCGGGGGAGAGCGCGCGCAGGGACGCCCGCAGTTCGGCGGTGGCGCGCTCCGCGGTGTGGAGGGCGCGATCGACCACGTCGCGGCCGCGCACCGTGGTCAGCCAGATCTGCTGCGCCCGCGTGTCCACCATCTGCTCGGGCGCACGCAGGACGGGGCGCGATCGCAGCTGCTCCAGCTGGGCGATGTCGTGCGATACGCGCTGGGTCAGGCGCGAGGTCATCCGCGATCGCAGCTGTCCGATCAGCGCGCGCTGCTCGGCGACATCCGGCACCACCCGCTTGGCGGCGTCGGTGGGCGTGGATGCGCGCACGTCGGCGACGTCGTCGAGGAGCGGATGGTCGTTCTCGTGCCCGATGGCGCTGACCACCGGCGTGTTCGCCTCGGCGACCGCACGGAGCAGGCGCTCGTCGCTGAAACCCAGGAGGGTCTGCGGGTCGCCGCCGCCGCGGGCGATGATGATGACGTCGACCCCCGGGTCGGCATCCAGCGCCTTCAGTGCCCCGATGGTCTCGGGCACGCAGCGGTCCCCCTGCACCGCGGCGTAGGCCGTGCGGAAGTCGACCTGCGGCCAGCGGAGCTCGGCGTTGCGGCGCACGTCCTTCTCGGCGTCGGATCGCTCACCGGTGATCAGTCCGATGGTGCGGGGCAGGAACGGAAGGGGCTTCTTGCGGGAGGGATCGAACAATCCCTCGGCGCGCAGCTTCTGCCGGAGCCGCTCGAGCTTCTCGAGCTGGTCGCCGAGACCCACATGCCGCATCGCCGACACCGCGAAGGTGAAGTCGCCCGTGCGGACGAAGTAGTCCGCCTTGACGCACGCGATGACGTGATCGCCCGCCTTCAGGTCCGAGGGAAGACGCTGCAGCGTCGAGGACCACACCCGGAAGGACACGGTGGAGTCGGTCGCGAGGTCCTTCATGCGGCCGAAGACGTTGCCGCCGCGCACATTCCACGAGGTCACCTCGCCCTCGACCCACACCGAGCCCCAGCGATCGATGAACCCCCGGATGGTGTCGTTCAACCGCGAGACCGAGGTCGGCGCCTCCGCTTTCGAATCGCGCGGGTGGACGGAGTCGGGAGGCGGCGCCATTCCCGGCACCGCGGCGGGTTGGAAGGTCGTCATCGGACTCCATCGGTCGATCGGGGTCGTCGGGGGCGGTTGCCCCGTAGAATCAAGGGGATGAGCACTCCGAGCGTGAGCCTTCCCCTTCCCCGCATACCGGGGCGCCGCGGGCGGCTCCAGGATATCCCGGTGTCCGGACCGAAGAAGGTGCTCCTCGCCGCCCCGCGCGGGTACTGCGCCGGCGTCGACCGGGCGGTGATCGCGGTCGAGAAAGCCCTCGAGCGCTACGGCGCTCCGGTGTACGTCCGTAAGCAGATCGTGCACAACATCCACGTCGTCACCGAGCTGGAGCAGAAGGGCGCGATCTTCGTCGAGGAGGTCGACGAGGTCCCCGAGGGTGCGCACGTCGTCTTCAGCGCGCACGGAGTGTCGCCGGCCGTTGTGGCCGCCGCTGCAGATCGCGGACTGCAGGCGATCGATGCCACGTGTCCGCTGGTGACGAAGGTCCACCGCGAGGCCGTGCGGTTCGCCCGCGACGACTTCGAGATCCTGCTGGTCGGCCACGAGGGTCACGAAGAGGTCGAGGGCACAGCGGGTGAGGCCCCCGACCACGTCACGGTGGTGAACTCGCCCGATGAGGCCGACCGGGTCGAGGTCCGTGACCCGTCGAAGGTCGTGTGGCTCTCGCAGACGACGCTCTCCGTCGACGAGACGATGGAGACCGTCCGGCGCCTGCGCACGCGGTTCCCGCAGCTGCAGGACCCGCCCTCCGACGACATCTGCTACGCCACCCAGAACCGGCAGGTCGCGATCAAGAAGGTCGCCAAGGACGCCGACCTCGTCATCGTCGTCGGCTCGGCGAACTCGTCCAACAGCGTCCGCCTCGTCGAGGTCGCCCTCGAGTACGGCGCGAAGGCGGCCTACCGGGTCGACTACGTCGATGAGGTGAAGCAGGAGTGGCTCGACGGCGTGCAGACCGTCGGGGTGACCAGCGGTGCATCCGTGCCCGAGGTGCTCGTCGAGGAGGTGCTCGCCGAGCTTTCCGGCGCCGGTTACCGTGACGTCGAAGAGGTGCGCACGGCCGAGGAGGATCTGATGTTCTCCCTCCCGAAGGAGCTGCGCACCGACCCCGCCGGTCGTCGTGATGCCCGAGCTCTGGGCGGCCGGGGTCGCGCGTGACCGACGGGTCCGACCCGCGGCCGAGGCCGCAGTACGGCGAGTACGCCACGCCCGAGGAACAGCGGGCGCGCATCCAGCAGCCGGACGTCACCGTCGCGCTGGAGACCGGCGCTTCCCCGTCCGATGCCGCGGCCGACGCACCGGCGCAGCCTACGCCGAAGGAAGCCGCTCCCGACGTCATCGCGATGCGACGCCGCTTCTTCGACCGTGTCCTCACGATCGCCCTGCTCGTCTACGCGGTGCTGTCGGTCGCCACGTCGATCCCGGCGCTCGTGGACTACACCGGCTACGTGCAGACGCTCTTCGAGTTCATGGGCATCACCGAGGCTCCCGCAGCGACCGTCGACGGACGTCCGTGGGGCATCGCGGCGTCCCTCGTGCTCGGCGTCGGCCTCCTTCTGACCGCCACGGTGTCGTGGATGATGCTTCAGCGCGGGAAGGTCGCCTTCTGGGTGCCCATCGCGGGAGGAGTGGTCTTCAACCTCCTCTCGGGTGTGCTCCTCATGGTGCCGCTTCTGAGCGCCCCCGCCCTCATGGGGGCGCTGCTGTCGCAGTGACCGACATAGAGCTCGCCCGCATACCGGCCGGCGACCTGATCGAACGAGACGCCCGCGGGCGTGCCCGCGGCGTCATCCGGATGTCGGCCTTCGACATCGGGGTGTTCCCCGTGACGGAAGAGCTCGTCGCCGAGCTCATCGGCGAGGTCGGCCGACATCCCCGACGCCCTGCGACCGCGCTCAGCTGGTTCCGCGCGGTGCGGCTCTGCAACGCCGCGTCCGAGTGGGAGGGCCTGGACCCGGTGTACACCTTCGAGGGCGAGGAGGTCTTGTGGGACCTCGACGCAGACGGTTTCCGGCTGCCGACCGAGCGGGAGTGGGAGTTCGCGTGCCGCGCGGGGTCGCCCTCGCCTCACTACGGGCCGCTCCCCGATGTGGCGTGGACGGCGCTGGACGGCGTCGGAAGCCCGCAGGATGTCGGTGGCAAGCTCCCGAACCTCTTCGGGATCTTCGACACGCTCGGCAACGTCTGGGAGTGGTGCTGGGATCCGTTCGACCCGGACGCGTCCGGCGATGCGCGTGTCATCAGAGGGGGCGGCTTCGCCGACGATGCCTGGTCGGCGCGAGCCGACATCCGCCGCGGCGCACCTGCCCGATCGACCCACGGGGATGTCGGGATCCGATTCGCCCGGAGCAGTTCGTAGGCTGGAGGACATGCCTCGCCTGATCGCCGTCTGCGCCGTTCACCAGCTGCGACCCGACGCCGGGAGCAACGGCGTGACCGCCATCGACAAGCGCCCGGTGGAAGGCCCCGCGGCCGTCGGCCGTTACGGTGTGCGCGGTGACGTCCAGGCCAATCGCACGCACCACGGCGGGCTCGACAAGGCGGTCTACGCCTACGCGGCGGAGGACGCCGCGTTCTGGGAGCGGCAGCTCGGCCGCGAGCTCGCACCGGGATGGTTCGGCGAGAACCTGCGGGTCGAGGGCCTCGACGTCAATGCCGCGCGGGTCGGCGAGATCTGGCGCATCGGCGATCGTCTGGAGCTGGAGGTGACGATGCCCCGCACCCCCTGTGCCACGTTCGCGCGCTGGGTCGGCGGCAGCGACGGGCGAGGCTGGGTCAAGCGCTTCTCGGACGAGGGTCGGTTGGGGGCGTACCTGCGCGTACGGAGGACCGGTTCGGTCGCCGCGGGAGACGTCCTCGACGTCATCGAGCGCCCCGAGGACGCCCCCACTGTGCTGGAGGTCTACCGCGGCGTCTGACCGTCCGGTCCAGATCCGCCGTCAGGCGCCGAGCGACTTGCCCGCCGACCCCAGCTGCTGGGTCGCCTCGACCACGCGCGCGGCCATGGCCGACTCGGCGACCTTGCCCCACGCACGCGGGTCGTACTGCTTCTTGTTCCCGACCTCGCCGTCGACCTTGAGGACGCCGTCATAGTTGACGAACATGAACCCCGCCACCGACCGGGTGAAGGCGTATTGCGTGTCGGTGTCGATGTTCATCTTCACCACGCCGTTCGCCACGGCCAGGGCGATCTCCTCGTCGCTGGATCCGCTGCCGCCGTGGAAGACGAGGTCGAGCGGCTTGGGAGCCGTCCCGAAGCGCGAAGCGATGCCCTCCTGGATCTCGCCGAGAAGCTCGGGGCGGAGCTTGACGTTGCCGGGCTTGTACACGCCGTGGACGTTTCCGAAGGTGAGCGCGGAGATGTAGCGACCGTTCTCGCCGAGCCCCAGGGCCTCGACCGCCTTGGTGACATCGCCCACGGTCGTGTACAGCGCCTCGTTGGAGCCCTCGTGGGCGACACCGTCCTCCTCGCCCCCGACGACGCCGACCTCGATCTCGAGGATCGCGTTGATGTTCTTCAGGCGCGGCAGAAGGTCCTTCGCGATGTCGATGTTCTCATCCAGCGGCACGGCCGAACCGTCCCACATGTGCGACTGGAAGATCGGGTTCCGGCCCGCCCTGACCTCTTCCTCCGACGCCTCGATGAGCGGCAGCACGAAGTTCGGCAGCGCTTCCTTCGGGCAGTGGTCGGTGTGGAGGGCCACGGTGACGGGGTAGTTCTTGGCGACCTCGGTGGCGAACTTGGCGAAGGCGAGGGCGCCGGCCGCGCGAGCCTTGACGGTGTGACCGGCGAAGTAGTCGGCGCCGCCGGTGGTGACCTGGATGATGCCGTCCGAACCGGCCTCGGTCAGACCCTGGAGCACCGCGTTGATCGTCTGCGAGCTCGACACGTTGATCGCCGGGTACGCGAACCCACCGGCCTTGGCGCGGTCGAGCATGTCGGCGTACTGATCCGGGGTGGCGACGGGCATGAGGACTCCTTGTTGTCGAGTGGCCTGATCATCGAGTGGCCGGGAGGCGTTGTCGAGTGGCCTGGAGGGAGAGGTCGTGCGGCTCCGCGCAAACGCGGGTCGATCGAAACTCTAGCGAAGGCGTCGTCCTCGTGCCCGCCGCCTGCGCGCCCCCGGAGCGGCGGGGACTTTCCGCTGCGGAAAGATCCGGCGTTCCTTCGAGAGCCGCTCCGAGCAGGAACCGTCGCGCGCCGCGCGGGCTGGATAGGCTGACCCTATGGTGAGCATCACCGGCGACATGAGCCCCCTGCACCCCGACCGCAACCTCGCGCTGGAACTGGTGAGGGCCACCGAGGCGGCAGCCATCCGCGCCGTGCCCTTCATCGGGCGGGGCATGAAGGAAGCCGCCGACGGCGCCGCTGTCGACGCGATGCGGGCCTTCCTCACGACGGTGAACTTCGACGGCACCATCGTCATCGGCGAGGGCGAGAAGGATGAGGCGCCGATGCTGTTCAACGGCGAGCGGGTGGGAAACGGCCGCGGCCCCCAGTGCGACATCGCCGTCGACCCCATCGACGGCACGTCGCTGACGGCGGCGGGGCGCAACAACGCGCTGTCGGTGATCGCGGTGTCCGACCGCGGCTCGATGCTCGACGCGTCGGCGGTGTTCTACATGGACAAGCTCGTCACCGGTCCCGCCGGTGTCGGCGTGGTCGACATCCGCCTCCCCATCGGTGAGAACATCCGGCGGCTGGCCGCGGCGCTGGGCAAGCCGGTGGACGAGGTCGTCGTGTCGGTGCTGAACCGTCCGAGGCACGAGCAGCTGATCGCCGACATCCGCGAGGCCGGCGCGGGAACGCGCCTGATGAGCGACGGCGACGTGGCCGGTGGGATCAATGCGGCGCGCCACAATGCGCGCACCGACATGTGCGTCGGAATCGGGGGGAGCCCCGAGGGGATCGTCACCGCCTGCGCCATCAAGGCTCTCGGCGGCCACGTCCAGGGTGTGCTCTGGCCTCGCGATGACGACGAAAAGCAGAAGGGCATCGACGCCGGGCTGCTGCTGGACGGCCACGTCTACGAGGCGGACGATCTGGTGCGGGGGAGCAACACGATCTTCGTCGCCACCGGTGTGACCGACGGCCAGCTCGTCGATGGCGTGCGGCGCGAGGGAGACCACGTCTACACCGAGAGCGTCGTGCTCCGCGGGGCGTCCGGGACGCTCCGGCGCATCACGTCGGAGCATCTGACCTCGAAGTGGCTGTGATCAAGACGCCGTCGCGCGGGCGGCGGACGCGCGGCGAACTTTAGCGAATCGCCGATCGTGACGCAGTCGTGACGGGCTCGCGCGGGTGGGTCTGGCACAATTGGTCGCAGTGCCAACGGAGTCACGTGTCGTTCGTCCACAGCAGGGAGTCACTCCATGTCGGTACAGTCCGTGGGTCCGCAGACGGGAGCTCAGGCGGTCATCGCCGATGCCGTCGACCCCGCCCGCCGTCCTGATGTGCTGTTCCGGGTGCGCCGGGATGAAGACCATCAGCTCTCGCCGTGGTGGATGATCGGCGCCTTCGTCGGCGTTTCGGTCGCGGTGATCACCCTCCTGAGCTTCGTTCCCGGCGGAGCCTGATCGCACGTCGTCGCCGCCCCGGCGGCGGCACGAACGGGACGATCAGTCCGGCCTCGTCCCGAGTCGGTCCCTCAGCACGCCGATATCGGCGGTGACCCCGGGCGCGTCGGTGGTCAGGAGCTCGGGGGCGGTGAATCTGCGTGGTCCGGTCTCGATGGCCGTCGGCGCCCGGAGGCCATCGATCTTGGTCTCGTCGATGCCGGGGAACTTCCTCGCGGTCACGAGGACACGGGACTCCAGCGATCCGACCAGGCCGTTGTATGCGTCGACGGTGCGTTCGAGTGCCCGGCGCAGATCGTCGGCGTGACCCGTGAGGGTTCCGAGCCGGTCGTAGAGCTGGGTGCCGAGGTCGAACAGCGCGCGGGCGTCGGCTGACACGTCCTGCTGCGTCCAGGTGTAGGCGACCGTCTTGAGCACCGCCCACAGGTTGACCGGCGATGCGATCGCCACGCGCCGACCGAAGGCGTAGTCCAGCAGCGACGGGTCGTCCTCCAGCGCCGCGGCGAGCAGCGATTCGCTCGGCATGAAGCAGATGACGAACTCGGGGCTCGAGTCCAGACCCGCCCAATAGGCCTTCTTCGCCAACGCATCCACGTGCGCGCGGACGGCCTTGACATGCTTGTCCCGCAGTGCGCGACGACGCACCGCCTGCTCTCCGGAGGAGCCGTCGGGGATCGCAGACGCCTCGAGGTAGGCGTCGAGCGGCACCTTGGCGTCCACGGGGATCGCCTTGCCGCCGGGGAGGCGGATCACCATGTCGGGACGCCCGCCACCGGCATCCGTGCGGATCGCGCTCTGCAGATCGAAGTCCACGTGCCGGGTCAGCCCCGCAGCTTCGACGACGCGGCGAAGCTGCGTCTCGCCCCACACGCCTCGCGTCGTGCCCGACCGCAGCGCAGAGGCGAGCGATTCGGTCGTCGCTCGCAGGGCCTCGTCGGACTGCTGCGCGCGTCGCAGCTGCTCGGCGAGGCTGCCGAACTGCTCCTGCCGCTCCCGTTCGATCTGGCCGACCCGATGCTGCATGGTCTGAAGGGTCTCGGCCACCGGTGCGAGGGCGCGAAGGACCGCCTGTTCGCGGCGCTCTCGCTCTTCGCGCGTCGCCTGCTCGGCCCGGGACTGGGCCACGACGTCGCGGTAGAGCCGCATCTGCTCGGCCAGCTGCCCGTCGAGCGAGGCGCCCCTGGCCTCCGAGGCCGCCAACCGCTCGCGCAGGCCGGCCGTTCGGTTCTGCGCGCGCATCGCCGCGGCCGTCCAGCCGGCGAGGGCCCCCGCGAGGAGGCTCGCGGTGACGAGAAGGGGAAGGAGGAGGGCGTCCATGTCCTCACCCTGCCCGAGGGGTCGGACATCGGCCCCGCGACGCGCGCGAGCTCGCGCTCAGGCGACCGCGCCGAACGACACGGAGGGTCGCGGCGCCGGCGCGGCGACGCTGGCGATCTGCGACACCCGGACCCCCGTCCACGTCGCGAGGTCGTCCATGTCGTCGGCGGCGACACGCCGGGCCGCGTCGATCATCACGTGCGCACACGCGAGCGCGTCCGCAACGGCATTGTGGTGGGCGAACTCGGCGAACCCCGCCTCCGCTGCGACGTAGGGGAGGCGGTAGGACGGCAGCTGGTAGACCTTCCGGGCCACCTGGAGGCTGCACACGTAGCGATACGGCGGGCAGTCGTCGCCGGTCGCCTCGCAGGCGCGCGCGAGCACGGCCATGTCGAAGCCGGCATTGTGGGCCACCAGGACATCGCTCCCCGCGAAAGCGGCGAGGTCACCCAGCTGCTGCGACCAGGTGGGGGCATCGACGATGTCGGCCGGGCGAATGCCGTGGATGCGCATGTTGATGTCGAAGAAGTGATCGTGGCCCGCGGGCGGGCGGATGAGCCATCCCGCCGTGGCGACGACCTCACCGTCGCGCACCCGCGCGAGACCGACCGCGCATGCCGAGGCGCTGCTGGAGTTCGCCGTCTCGAAGTCGATCGCGGTGAAGTCCAGGGGCACCTCTTCACCCTCATCGTCCTTCGGCCGGGTGCGTCCGAGGCGCGCCGGAGTTCGAGGGATCGCCTCGGCGTAGGCTCGGAGCATGGCGAGCCGCGAGGAGATGTCGACGTCATTCGGGCGTGACGCCGCCCGGTACGAGAGCGGACGTCCCGACTACCCCGCCGAGGCGGTCGCGTGGCTCCTCGAGCCCGTCGTCGTCCCCGGTCGGCGACCTCGCGTCGCCGACGTCGGCGCGGGGACGGGCAAGCTCACCAGGGCCCTCCGAGAGCTCGAGGCCGAGGTCGTCGCGGTCGATCCCGATGCCGCGATGCTCGCGGAACTGCGTCGACGCGTCTCCGGAACCCCCGCCTACGTCGGAACGGCGGAGCGCATGCCGCTCCCCGACGCATCGGTCGACGCGGTCGTCGCCGGTCAGGCGTGGCACTGGGTCGATCCTGTCGCCGGCGCCGCCGAAGCGGGCCGGGTCCTGCGGCGAAGCGGCGTCCTCGGTCTCATCTGGAACGTCCGCGACGACGGTGTCGCCTGGGTGCGACGCCTCACCGGGATCATGCACGGCTCCGCCGCGGAGCAGCTCGTCGCCGAGGGCGGCCCGCAGCCGCATCCGCCCTTCGCCTCCTTCCAGAGCAGGGTCTGGGAATGGGGCCGACCGCTCGGCCGGGAAATGTTCCTCGACATGGTCGCCTCGCGCAGCTACGTCATCACGGCCGGTGAGACCGCCCGCCGGAGCATCCTCGATGAGGTCGGCGAGCTGTTCGACGAGCTCGCCGACGACGGCGTCGTCACCCTTCCCTACCGCACCGAGGCATTCCGTGCGGTGGCCGCCCGCTGATCACGTCGGGAACAGGACGCACCGCCGGTAGGCTGGACTCCCGTGGCTCTCACCATCGGAATCGTCGGTCTTCCCAACGTCGGCAAGTCGACGCTCTTCAACGCCCTCACCAAGAACCAGGTTCTCGCGGCGAACTATCCGTTCGCGACGATCGAGCCGAACGTCGGGGTGGTGAATCTGCCGGATCCGCGTCTGGACGCCCTCGCCGAGGTCTTCCACAGCGAGCGGGTGGTGCCGGCGGCGGTGTCGTTCGTCGACATCGCCGGGATCGTCCGCGGCGCGAGCGAAGGGGAGGGGCTGGGGAACCAGTTCCTCGCCAACATCCGTGAGGCCGACGCGATCGCCCAGGTCGTGCGCGGGTTCGCCGACGATGACGTGGTGCACGTCGACGGAGCGGTCAACCCCGCCGGCGACATGGAGACGATCAACGCAGAGCTGCAGCTGGCCGACCTCCAGACCCTGGAGAAGGCGATCACCCGGTACGAGAAGGAGGTCAAGGGCAAGAAGCTCGACCCCGTCGTGCTCGAGACCGCCGTCGCCGCGCAGGACGCTCTCCACAAGGGCGTACTGCTCTCGGCCTCGGGGCTGGATCTGTCGCCCATCCGGGAGCTGGGCCTCCTGACGGCCAAGCCCTTCATCTTCGTCTTCAACGTCGACGAGGCCGTCCTCACCGACGATGCACGCAAGGCCGAGCTCGCCGCCCTCGTGGCTCCCGCGCAGGCGGTGTTCCTCGACGCGAAGATCGAGTCGGAGTTGATCGACCTCGACCCCGAGGACGCCGCGGAGCTGCTGGCCTCCACGGGGCAGACCGAGTCAGGACTCGACCAGCTCGCCCGGATCGGCTTCGACACCCTCGGCCTGCAGACGTATCTCACCGCCGGACCCAAGGAAGCGCGAGCCTGGACGATCGGCAAGGGCTGGAAGGCGCCGCAGGCGGCCGGTGTCATCCACACCGACTTCGAGAAGGGTTTCATCAAGGCGGAGGTGATCTCCTTCGACGACCTTGTCGCGCTGGGCTCCGTCGCCGAAGCCCGTGCGAAGGGCAAGGCGCGCCTGGAGGGCAAGGACTACGTCATGCAGGACGGCGACGTCGTGGAGTTCCGCTTCAACAACTGAATCGGCGCTCAGTCCGCTTCGCGCGCGGCGTAGACGACCCGGTTGTCCACGTACGATCCGGCGTCGGAGTCGAAGACCCCGCCGCAGGTGATGAGGCGAAGCTCGTCCGAAGAGACCGCCCCGAACACGGCCGCGGTGGGGAAAGCGGACTTCGGGTAGTCCGCGGTCTGGGTGACCACATACGTGTGCACGGTGCCGGCGGCATCCGCGACATCGACCCGGTCGCCGATCTGCACCTCGCGAAGACGGACGAACACGGCGGGGCCGGTCGGCGAGTCGACGTGCCCGGCGATCACCACCGGACCGGTACCACCGGGTCTGCCGCCGCCCGTGAACCATCCCGCTGCGTCGAAGTCCGCGGGAACCTCCATCGAACCGTCGGTGTTCAGACCGAGGTCGATGAGCGGCTCGTCCAGTCCGATGGAGGGCACCGAGACCCGCGTCGGCGGCAGCGCCGTCGCAGCCGGCTCCGATGACGCCGACGGCTCCGGTGACGCCGTCGGCGTCGAGACCGACGGCCCAGGCACCTCCGACACGGCGGGTGCGGACGCCCCCGCGCCCGCGCCCGCCGTGCAGGCGGTGGCGCTGCCGATCGCCAGGGCCACCACGACCGCGAGCGCGCCGCGCGACGTCCATCCCCCCCGGAATGGACGTCGCACAGCCGACCGCGCTCGGGTCATCGCACGGCGGCCTGCCGGCGCCGAGCCACCACGACCGCCGCGCCGAGCCCGAGTCCCGCCACTCCCAGGGCAGCTGCGCCCACGCCGAGCGGAGAGACGCCGCTGTCGGCGGTGCCACCGGCTCCGGTGTCCACACCGCCGACGGGGATGGCGGAGAGCTGGCCGCGCACCACACCCGCCACGAAGTCGACCGTGTGCGAGTCGCCGGTGAATCCGGCCGGGTTGGCTTCGATCTCGGCAAGCGAGAAGCCCTCGCCGCTGTCGACGCCGTCGACCATCACGCCGGTGGTGAAGGGTCCCTGAAGGCACCCCGATGACGTGCGCGGTCCGTCACCGACGGGCTCGGGGTTGGGGAACGCGATGCGCGGGGGCCCCGGCTGACCCGCTGCCGCCTCGTGGATGTGCGTGGCGGTCTTCGCGGGGCTCTGATAGTCGCCGCTCACGCCTTCCAACCGGATGTCGTAGCAGATGATCTCGAGCTCGGAGTTGATGCGGAACGTGAATGTTCCCGTCGCGCCCTCCTGCCCGGGGGTGACGACGCCGTCGGGATTGACGACCTGGTCGGGTGTCGCCATCACCGTGAAGGCGCTCGTGAACGTGCTGGGCTCCTCGACCTCGGTCTCGGCGTGCGCAGGCATTGCGACGGCCAGGGCGGCCACGCCGGCCAGAGCGCCGATCGTCACGAGCCGGGCGGATGTCTTCTTCGTCATATCCTCGAACCTTCCGATCAGGACGCGCGGTCGCATCCGTTGTCGGGTTCTACGAGGGGGCCTGCCGATACGTTCATCGACCGCGGGAAAAACTTCCGCCCGAGTGAATGAAAGACCCGCGCCGCGGGTATCCCCTGATGATCGATCGCCGCGCACCGGCCGGCGCGTGGCGGTCGTTAGCCTGTGAGGAGGCGAGGTGGGAGACACCGCACGACGGGGCGAGGGGGAGCGGATGACCTCGGAGCGGCGCCCCCCGGATGACTTCGACGCGCGACGGGCGTTCGCCGAGAACGGCAGCG of the Microbacterium invictum genome contains:
- a CDS encoding class F sortase codes for the protein MRRPFRGGWTSRGALAVVVALAIGSATACTAGAGAGASAPAVSEVPGPSVSTPTASPEPSASSEPAATALPPTRVSVPSIGLDEPLIDLGLNTDGSMEVPADFDAAGWFTGGGRPGGTGPVVIAGHVDSPTGPAVFVRLREVQIGDRVDVADAAGTVHTYVVTQTADYPKSAFPTAAVFGAVSSDELRLITCGGVFDSDAGSYVDNRVVYAAREAD
- the rmuC gene encoding DNA recombination protein RmuC yields the protein MDALLLPLLVTASLLAGALAGWTAAAMRAQNRTAGLRERLAASEARGASLDGQLAEQMRLYRDVVAQSRAEQATREERERREQAVLRALAPVAETLQTMQHRVGQIERERQEQFGSLAEQLRRAQQSDEALRATTESLASALRSGTTRGVWGETQLRRVVEAAGLTRHVDFDLQSAIRTDAGGGRPDMVIRLPGGKAIPVDAKVPLDAYLEASAIPDGSSGEQAVRRRALRDKHVKAVRAHVDALAKKAYWAGLDSSPEFVICFMPSESLLAAALEDDPSLLDYAFGRRVAIASPVNLWAVLKTVAYTWTQQDVSADARALFDLGTQLYDRLGTLTGHADDLRRALERTVDAYNGLVGSLESRVLVTARKFPGIDETKIDGLRAPTAIETGPRRFTAPELLTTDAPGVTADIGVLRDRLGTRPD
- a CDS encoding CHRD domain-containing protein, producing MTKKTSARLVTIGALAGVAALAVAMPAHAETEVEEPSTFTSAFTVMATPDQVVNPDGVVTPGQEGATGTFTFRINSELEIICYDIRLEGVSGDYQSPAKTATHIHEAAAGQPGPPRIAFPNPEPVGDGPRTSSGCLQGPFTTGVMVDGVDSGEGFSLAEIEANPAGFTGDSHTVDFVAGVVRGQLSAIPVGGVDTGAGGTADSGVSPLGVGAAALGVAGLGLGAAVVVARRRQAAVR
- a CDS encoding class I SAM-dependent methyltransferase — its product is MASREEMSTSFGRDAARYESGRPDYPAEAVAWLLEPVVVPGRRPRVADVGAGTGKLTRALRELEAEVVAVDPDAAMLAELRRRVSGTPAYVGTAERMPLPDASVDAVVAGQAWHWVDPVAGAAEAGRVLRRSGVLGLIWNVRDDGVAWVRRLTGIMHGSAAEQLVAEGGPQPHPPFASFQSRVWEWGRPLGREMFLDMVASRSYVITAGETARRSILDEVGELFDELADDGVVTLPYRTEAFRAVAAR
- the ychF gene encoding redox-regulated ATPase YchF translates to MALTIGIVGLPNVGKSTLFNALTKNQVLAANYPFATIEPNVGVVNLPDPRLDALAEVFHSERVVPAAVSFVDIAGIVRGASEGEGLGNQFLANIREADAIAQVVRGFADDDVVHVDGAVNPAGDMETINAELQLADLQTLEKAITRYEKEVKGKKLDPVVLETAVAAQDALHKGVLLSASGLDLSPIRELGLLTAKPFIFVFNVDEAVLTDDARKAELAALVAPAQAVFLDAKIESELIDLDPEDAAELLASTGQTESGLDQLARIGFDTLGLQTYLTAGPKEARAWTIGKGWKAPQAAGVIHTDFEKGFIKAEVISFDDLVALGSVAEARAKGKARLEGKDYVMQDGDVVEFRFNN
- a CDS encoding exonuclease domain-containing protein, with the protein product MPLDFTAIDFETANSSSASACAVGLARVRDGEVVATAGWLIRPPAGHDHFFDINMRIHGIRPADIVDAPTWSQQLGDLAAFAGSDVLVAHNAGFDMAVLARACEATGDDCPPYRYVCSLQVARKVYQLPSYRLPYVAAEAGFAEFAHHNAVADALACAHVMIDAARRVAADDMDDLATWTGVRVSQIASVAAPAPRPSVSFGAVA